A region of Allocoleopsis franciscana PCC 7113 DNA encodes the following proteins:
- a CDS encoding biliverdin-producing heme oxygenase, translated as MSSNLATKLRVGTKKAHTFAENVGFVKCFLKGVVEKNSYRKLLANFYFVYSAMEEEMEKRRNHPIVSQIHFPQLHRKQSLEQDLAYYYGANWREQIQLSPAGKAYVERIRELSQTAPELLVAHSYTRYLGDLSGGQIFKGIAQTAMNLPDGKGVAFYEFADIPDAKAFKADYRQTLDELPIDEAGCERIVDEANAAFAMNGKMYQELEGNLIDAIGRMLYNSITRRRTRGSTELATAE; from the coding sequence ATGAGCAGCAATTTAGCCACTAAACTGCGTGTCGGCACGAAAAAAGCCCATACGTTTGCCGAAAATGTCGGTTTTGTGAAGTGCTTTTTAAAAGGAGTGGTGGAGAAAAATTCCTACCGGAAGCTGCTGGCTAATTTCTACTTCGTCTATTCCGCGATGGAAGAGGAGATGGAGAAGCGCCGCAACCATCCGATTGTCTCCCAAATTCACTTTCCCCAACTTCACCGCAAGCAGTCTCTAGAGCAAGACTTGGCTTACTATTATGGGGCAAACTGGCGGGAGCAAATTCAACTTTCTCCAGCTGGGAAAGCCTATGTAGAACGCATCCGAGAACTCTCCCAAACAGCACCGGAACTGTTAGTTGCCCACTCCTACACCCGTTATCTGGGGGATTTATCCGGCGGACAAATTTTCAAAGGTATTGCTCAAACCGCGATGAACTTGCCGGATGGAAAGGGTGTGGCTTTCTATGAGTTTGCCGATATTCCTGACGCGAAGGCATTCAAAGCTGACTATCGTCAAACCTTGGATGAACTGCCCATTGATGAGGCGGGTTGTGAGCGGATTGTGGATGAAGCCAACGCGGCTTTTGCCATGAATGGGAAAATGTACCAAGAATTGGAAGGGAATTTAATTGATGCGATCGGTCGCATGTTGTACAATTCCATAACTCGCCGTCGCACTCGCGGTAGTACTGAATTGGCAACGGCGGAGTAG